A genomic region of Corallococcus macrosporus contains the following coding sequences:
- a CDS encoding O-antigen ligase family protein: protein MCCTGLGLIAALYVLAGRWGFHRLGLGVNEEVDTNLVQELRLWIVLCGVLLASVGLLHRARREPRPGEARFDPPLIAALLGFLGYMAASIAWTPDPRFSLTKVADLVLVGLMCVGFALAALRQPAPRVLDAFWAAVVMATGLLALTAVKQLLGGGGSARLAVMGGGPNILARLMGLLAIGALYFWYWRGQAWLWIPVAATGVVLALLTGSRGGSAAIVAGITTCLVVGRVPLRRLLLLLLLATAAITVVTLFSPLGEALSHSVQERFLRLTLNYETGAGGSVHNEGKVYLSGREILYARALQLGKDHPVAGAGLAAFPALRLGVYPHNLFLEVFCEGGIVGLLLLAGVLVTFVRSAFLRRRGLDGATVGAAVLVLLGAQASGDLYDSRALFLLMVMASVTAAPGRRSAQSGPPLPHALPQPSFTGAV from the coding sequence ATGTGCTGCACAGGACTGGGCCTCATCGCGGCGCTCTACGTGCTCGCGGGCCGCTGGGGCTTCCACCGGCTGGGGCTCGGGGTCAACGAAGAGGTGGACACGAACCTGGTCCAGGAGCTGCGTCTGTGGATCGTCCTGTGCGGGGTGCTGCTCGCCAGCGTGGGGCTGCTGCACCGCGCCCGGCGCGAGCCCCGGCCCGGGGAAGCCCGCTTCGACCCGCCGCTCATCGCGGCCCTGCTGGGCTTCCTGGGCTACATGGCCGCCAGCATCGCCTGGACGCCCGACCCGCGCTTCTCCCTGACCAAGGTCGCCGACCTCGTGCTGGTGGGGCTGATGTGCGTGGGCTTCGCGCTGGCCGCGCTCCGCCAGCCCGCGCCCCGGGTGCTGGACGCGTTCTGGGCCGCCGTCGTCATGGCCACGGGGCTGCTCGCGCTCACCGCCGTCAAGCAACTGCTGGGGGGCGGCGGGAGCGCGCGGCTGGCGGTGATGGGCGGCGGGCCCAACATCCTCGCGCGGCTCATGGGGCTGCTCGCGATAGGAGCGCTCTACTTCTGGTACTGGAGGGGCCAGGCGTGGCTGTGGATTCCGGTGGCCGCCACCGGCGTCGTGCTCGCGCTGCTCACGGGCTCGCGCGGCGGCTCCGCCGCCATCGTCGCGGGCATCACCACCTGCCTCGTGGTGGGGCGCGTGCCGCTGCGCCGGCTGCTGCTGCTGCTGCTGCTGGCGACCGCCGCCATCACCGTGGTGACCCTGTTCTCCCCGCTGGGGGAGGCCCTCAGCCACTCCGTGCAGGAGCGCTTCCTGCGCCTCACCCTCAACTACGAGACGGGCGCGGGCGGCTCGGTCCACAACGAAGGCAAGGTGTACCTGTCCGGGCGCGAAATCCTCTACGCGAGGGCCCTCCAACTGGGCAAGGACCACCCGGTGGCGGGCGCGGGGCTCGCGGCGTTCCCCGCGCTGCGCCTGGGCGTCTATCCGCACAACCTCTTCCTGGAGGTGTTCTGCGAGGGCGGCATCGTCGGGCTGCTCCTGCTCGCGGGCGTGCTCGTCACCTTCGTGCGCTCGGCGTTCCTGCGGCGCCGGGGGCTGGACGGCGCCACCGTGGGCGCGGCGGTGCTGGTGCTGCTGGGCGCCCAGGCCAGCGGCGACCTCTACGACAGCCGCGCCCTCTTCCTCTTGATGGTGATGGCCTCCGTGACCGCGGCCCCCGGGCGGCGGTCCGCGCAGTCCGGCCCTCCCCTCCCCCACGCCCTTCCCCAGCCTTCATTCACAGGAGCCGTCTGA
- a CDS encoding glycosyltransferase family 4 protein has product MRIVYLHQYFNTPTMHGGTRSYELARRLVSMGHEVHMVTSDTRTDSGTGRGWRESNESGIQVHWLPVPYSNAMSYPDRIRAFSHFAVNSTRRAAQLPADVFFATSTPLTIAVPGIAASRWNKRPMVFEVRDLWPAIPIAVGALKSRSAIMAAQLLEKAAYAGAAHIVALSPGMKAGVEAAGVPPEKITIIPNLCDPERFGVPASAGQEFRQKYAWLGDRPMVLYAGTLGLVNGVEYLVRVAAEMRRLDPEVRFVVMGQGREEAMLHALAERLGVKGVNLFFLPSVPKAQVPAVLSAATIATSLFTDVPGMQDNSANKFFDALAAGRPLALNYGGWQAELLDKEPFGLRLPPKDAPAAAAMLAKRLRDPRWLAEAGALAGKLGRERYSADIAAKRLSEVLERAAAARS; this is encoded by the coding sequence ATGCGCATCGTCTACCTGCACCAGTACTTCAACACCCCCACCATGCACGGGGGCACGCGCTCCTATGAACTGGCGCGGCGCCTGGTCTCCATGGGCCACGAGGTCCACATGGTGACGTCCGACACGCGCACGGACAGCGGCACGGGCAGGGGCTGGCGCGAGTCCAACGAGAGCGGCATCCAGGTGCACTGGCTGCCGGTGCCCTACAGCAACGCCATGAGCTACCCGGACCGCATCCGGGCCTTCAGCCACTTCGCGGTCAACTCCACGCGCCGCGCCGCGCAGCTCCCCGCGGACGTCTTCTTCGCCACCAGCACGCCGCTCACCATCGCGGTGCCGGGCATCGCCGCGTCCAGGTGGAACAAGCGCCCCATGGTCTTCGAGGTGCGCGACCTGTGGCCCGCCATCCCCATCGCGGTGGGCGCGCTCAAGAGCCGCTCCGCCATCATGGCCGCGCAGCTGTTGGAGAAGGCCGCCTACGCGGGCGCGGCGCACATCGTCGCGCTGTCGCCGGGCATGAAGGCGGGCGTGGAGGCGGCGGGCGTGCCGCCGGAGAAGATCACCATCATCCCCAACCTCTGCGACCCGGAGCGCTTCGGGGTGCCGGCGTCCGCGGGCCAGGAGTTCCGCCAGAAGTACGCGTGGCTGGGAGACCGGCCCATGGTGCTGTACGCGGGCACGCTGGGGCTGGTGAACGGCGTGGAGTACCTGGTGCGGGTGGCCGCGGAGATGCGCAGGCTGGACCCCGAGGTCCGCTTCGTCGTCATGGGCCAGGGCCGCGAGGAGGCCATGCTGCACGCGCTGGCGGAGCGGCTGGGCGTGAAGGGCGTGAACCTCTTCTTCCTGCCCAGCGTGCCCAAGGCGCAGGTGCCCGCGGTGCTGAGCGCGGCCACCATCGCCACGTCGCTCTTCACGGACGTGCCGGGCATGCAGGACAACTCCGCCAACAAGTTCTTCGACGCGCTCGCCGCCGGCCGGCCCCTGGCGCTCAACTACGGCGGCTGGCAGGCGGAGCTGCTGGACAAGGAGCCCTTCGGCCTGCGGCTGCCGCCCAAGGACGCCCCCGCCGCGGCGGCCATGCTGGCGAAGCGGCTGCGGGACCCCAGGTGGCTCGCGGAGGCCGGGGCGCTGGCGGGGAAGCTGGGCCGGGAGCGCTACTCCGCGGACATCGCGGCGAAGCGCCTGTCGGAAGTGCTGGAGCGCGCGGCGGCGGCCCGGTCATGA
- a CDS encoding lipopolysaccharide biosynthesis protein, whose amino-acid sequence MSGRSVGGNFVWSLSAGLVYALAQWGVLVAFARLATMEEVGQFALALAITAPVLLMARMQLRTLQATDAKGAFGFQHYLGLMVLNVAAGVVACCAIATVMADTLHAGWVIALVALAKGFEAVSEVFYGALQKAERLGLIARSTIAKSVLSAVLVPLALWLTHSPIAGAAAMAFAWAIVLFVFDARALRREFPGVRPWSTLWRTPWRTEAGQLKALFLLCWVLGLTALLGALRPNIPRYILEAHSGQAELGMYAALAYFAALGGRVVHSLGQAVSPRLGRYHAAGDARRYGRALAGFTAASAGVGLCAIAGSALLGRWALTLFYGAAYAGNLKLFVWLMGAAALEYVCLSLAVGLTAARELKGQVVLLVVSVAVVALGSAFWVPRVGPVGAAWALGLGWVSELGCSVWLTWRVWRRLTAPEPARELPSLPQAPVDARERTTGRAPGAVVGGRTRL is encoded by the coding sequence ATGAGCGGGCGCTCGGTGGGGGGCAACTTCGTCTGGTCACTCTCCGCCGGGCTCGTCTACGCGCTCGCGCAGTGGGGCGTGCTGGTGGCCTTCGCGCGGCTGGCCACCATGGAGGAGGTGGGCCAGTTCGCGCTCGCGCTGGCCATCACCGCCCCGGTGCTCCTGATGGCGCGCATGCAGCTGCGCACGCTCCAGGCCACCGACGCGAAGGGCGCCTTCGGCTTCCAGCATTACCTGGGACTGATGGTGCTCAACGTCGCCGCGGGCGTGGTGGCGTGCTGCGCCATCGCCACGGTGATGGCGGACACGCTCCACGCGGGCTGGGTCATCGCGCTGGTGGCGCTGGCCAAGGGCTTCGAGGCGGTGAGCGAGGTCTTCTACGGCGCGCTCCAGAAGGCGGAGCGGCTGGGGCTCATCGCCCGGTCCACCATCGCCAAGAGCGTGCTGTCCGCGGTGCTGGTGCCGCTGGCGCTGTGGCTCACGCACAGCCCCATCGCCGGCGCGGCGGCCATGGCGTTCGCGTGGGCCATCGTCCTCTTCGTCTTCGACGCGCGGGCGCTGCGGCGCGAGTTCCCCGGCGTGCGTCCCTGGAGCACCCTCTGGCGCACGCCGTGGCGGACGGAAGCGGGGCAGCTCAAAGCGCTGTTCCTCTTGTGCTGGGTGCTGGGCCTCACCGCGCTTTTGGGCGCGCTGCGGCCCAACATCCCCCGCTACATCCTGGAGGCCCACTCGGGCCAGGCGGAGCTGGGCATGTACGCCGCGCTCGCGTACTTCGCCGCGCTGGGCGGCCGGGTGGTGCACTCGCTGGGGCAGGCGGTGAGCCCCCGGCTGGGGCGCTACCACGCGGCGGGAGACGCGCGCCGCTACGGCCGGGCGCTGGCGGGCTTCACGGCGGCGTCAGCGGGCGTGGGCCTGTGCGCCATCGCCGGTTCGGCGTTGCTGGGCCGGTGGGCGCTGACGCTCTTCTACGGCGCCGCGTACGCGGGGAACCTCAAACTGTTCGTCTGGCTGATGGGGGCCGCGGCGCTGGAGTACGTCTGCCTGAGCCTCGCGGTGGGGCTCACCGCGGCGCGCGAGCTGAAGGGCCAGGTGGTGCTGCTCGTCGTCTCCGTGGCCGTGGTGGCGCTGGGCAGCGCGTTCTGGGTGCCGCGCGTGGGGCCCGTGGGCGCCGCCTGGGCCCTGGGGCTGGGCTGGGTGTCGGAATTGGGATGCAGCGTCTGGCTGACCTGGCGCGTCTGGCGGCGGCTGACGGCGCCGGAGCCCGCGCGGGAGCTGCCCTCCCTACCCCAGGCCCCGGTGGATGCACGGGAACGGACAACGGGCCGGGCCCCCGGGGC
- a CDS encoding polysaccharide export protein, which yields MKHALLLAAVFCMSACAWGPGMQMDEDAFRERHAGKADAGADGAYDIVPIDAALISRQQEARRQLRPTPRVDPLARVATDYDYRVTAHDVLSVIVWDHPELTIPAGEFRSAEATGHPVAADGTMFYPHVGNIPVAGKTLREIRELLTQRLASVIEKPQLDVRVVGFRGQKVQVTGEVVAPSTLPITDVPLRVQDAIAQAKGFSTEADLRTVTLSRGGATFTLDLQALYEQGDVSQNWLLQDGDIVNVADRSRNKVFVLGEVRKPSSRVMVKGRMTLAEAIGDTEGFDPLTSNPGRVYVIRGNFDHPSIFKLDASSADALLLATQFQLQPHDVVFVSAHDLTRWNRIIQQIQPTVQLLWQAVDIGDRTIIIDNP from the coding sequence ATGAAACACGCCCTGCTATTGGCCGCGGTGTTTTGCATGAGCGCATGCGCCTGGGGCCCGGGAATGCAGATGGACGAAGACGCCTTCCGGGAGCGCCATGCCGGAAAGGCAGACGCCGGCGCGGACGGCGCCTATGACATCGTCCCCATCGACGCGGCCCTCATCAGCCGGCAGCAGGAGGCCCGCAGGCAGCTGCGGCCCACGCCGCGGGTGGATCCGCTGGCTCGGGTGGCCACGGACTATGACTACCGGGTGACGGCGCACGACGTGCTGAGCGTCATCGTCTGGGACCACCCGGAGCTCACCATCCCCGCCGGCGAGTTCCGCTCCGCGGAGGCCACCGGCCACCCGGTGGCGGCGGACGGGACCATGTTCTACCCCCACGTGGGGAACATCCCCGTGGCGGGCAAGACGCTGCGGGAGATCCGCGAGCTGCTCACGCAGCGGCTGGCGAGCGTCATCGAGAAGCCCCAACTGGACGTGCGGGTGGTGGGCTTCCGGGGACAGAAGGTCCAGGTGACGGGGGAGGTGGTGGCCCCCAGCACCCTGCCCATCACCGACGTGCCCCTGCGCGTGCAGGACGCCATCGCCCAGGCGAAGGGCTTCTCCACGGAGGCGGACCTGCGCACCGTCACGCTCAGCCGGGGCGGCGCCACCTTCACGCTGGATTTGCAGGCCCTCTACGAACAGGGAGACGTGAGCCAGAACTGGCTCCTCCAGGACGGCGACATCGTCAACGTGGCGGACCGCAGCCGCAACAAGGTCTTCGTGCTGGGAGAGGTCCGCAAGCCGTCCTCCCGCGTGATGGTGAAGGGACGGATGACGCTGGCGGAGGCCATTGGCGACACCGAGGGCTTCGACCCGCTCACGTCCAACCCGGGCCGCGTGTATGTCATTCGCGGCAACTTCGACCACCCCTCCATCTTCAAGCTGGACGCGTCGTCGGCGGACGCGCTGCTGCTCGCGACGCAGTTCCAATTACAACCACATGACGTGGTGTTCGTCTCCGCGCACGACTTGACACGGTGGAACCGGATCATCCAGCAAATCCAGCCAACAGTTCAGCTGCTCTGGCAGGCAGTGGATATCGGAGACAGAACCATCATCATCGACAACCCATGA
- a CDS encoding polysaccharide biosynthesis tyrosine autokinase, whose protein sequence is MTSTSQRVAPPRPGPGAQDDELGLGRYLAILGERRGTIAASVALALAVGGLYLLTTAPVYRANALLQIEQKGSSLGQLDDLIPDAPGMAATEMEVLGSRALLGRVADTLHLGVSVEPHHFPGVGAAYARAHPGPELAPVPWWGRATYAWGGEELQVERLNVPEEWEDVPLTLVAEADGAYTLWGPDGRAVLHGVAGTGAQTEGDTAHEVELYVTRLRARPGTHFQVMRRSKLAVVEELQRALRMGEKGTGTGILNLTLEGPDPVQATTTLRTIADAYVRANVERRSDDAGRTLSFLDSQLPGLRQGLEQAEAALRDYRAKKGGVDLALEVQAVLNRGADLDKDISSLSLERSELRQRFTEHHPLLMATERKLARLRTERTALETRLKGIPDAERVSAQLTRDVKVANELYLQLNNKAQEYRVLKSSTITNARLIDAPVVTRLPVRPTKPDVFAVSLVLGLTFGVALAFARRSLNPGVTDPAALESALAVPVLASVPMGPRRTASPPGPSLILARSVPRDVTIESVRGLRTRLQLAMKGAGRNVVTLTGSSPGAGTSFVALNLAWVLAETGQRVLLVDANLRGGWLHRCFRDARVPGLHEVLRGTATLEEALLEGTVPPGLSFLGAGSLPPDPTELLAGASFDTFVARVSAEYDAVLFDTPCILAVTDAALVGRHAGVRLAVVRAQTQSLREVATALHQLEQSGVPANGVVLNGVPRSRTGRAVSGVYQYEYPSAS, encoded by the coding sequence ATGACGAGCACCTCCCAACGCGTGGCGCCCCCCCGCCCCGGCCCTGGCGCGCAGGATGATGAGCTGGGATTGGGCAGATACCTGGCCATCCTGGGAGAGCGTCGCGGCACCATCGCGGCGTCCGTCGCCCTGGCCCTGGCCGTGGGGGGGCTGTACCTGCTCACCACGGCGCCGGTGTACCGGGCCAATGCCCTCCTGCAAATCGAGCAGAAGGGCAGCAGCCTGGGCCAACTGGACGACCTGATTCCAGACGCGCCTGGCATGGCGGCCACGGAGATGGAGGTCCTGGGCTCCCGGGCCCTGCTGGGGCGCGTGGCGGACACGCTGCACCTGGGCGTGAGCGTGGAGCCCCACCACTTCCCGGGGGTGGGCGCGGCGTACGCCCGCGCGCACCCGGGGCCGGAGCTGGCGCCCGTGCCGTGGTGGGGCCGGGCCACGTACGCCTGGGGCGGGGAAGAGCTCCAGGTGGAGCGGCTGAACGTGCCCGAGGAGTGGGAGGACGTGCCGCTCACGCTCGTGGCGGAAGCCGACGGCGCGTACACGCTGTGGGGCCCCGACGGGCGCGCCGTCCTCCACGGCGTCGCGGGCACCGGCGCCCAGACGGAAGGGGACACGGCGCACGAGGTGGAGCTGTACGTCACCCGGCTGCGCGCCCGGCCGGGGACGCACTTCCAGGTGATGCGGCGCTCGAAGCTCGCGGTGGTGGAGGAGCTGCAGCGCGCGCTGCGCATGGGTGAGAAGGGCACCGGCACGGGCATCCTCAACCTGACCCTGGAGGGGCCGGACCCCGTGCAGGCCACCACCACGCTGCGGACCATCGCGGACGCGTACGTGCGCGCCAACGTGGAGCGCCGCAGCGACGACGCGGGCCGCACGCTGTCGTTCCTGGACAGCCAGCTGCCCGGGCTGCGCCAGGGCCTGGAGCAGGCGGAGGCCGCGCTGCGCGACTACCGCGCCAAGAAGGGCGGCGTGGACCTGGCGCTGGAGGTGCAGGCCGTCCTCAACCGCGGCGCGGACCTGGACAAGGACATCTCCTCGCTCTCGCTGGAGCGCTCGGAGCTGCGGCAGCGCTTCACCGAACACCACCCGCTGCTCATGGCCACGGAGCGCAAGCTGGCGCGCCTGCGCACGGAGCGCACCGCGCTGGAGACCCGGCTCAAGGGCATCCCGGACGCGGAGCGGGTGTCCGCCCAGCTCACGCGCGACGTGAAGGTGGCCAACGAGCTGTACCTCCAGCTGAACAACAAGGCCCAGGAGTACCGGGTGCTCAAGTCGAGCACCATCACCAACGCGCGCCTCATCGACGCGCCCGTGGTGACGCGCCTGCCCGTGCGCCCCACGAAGCCGGACGTGTTCGCGGTCAGCCTGGTGCTGGGGCTGACGTTCGGCGTCGCGCTGGCCTTCGCGCGGCGGTCGCTGAACCCGGGCGTCACCGACCCCGCGGCCCTGGAGTCGGCGCTCGCGGTGCCCGTGCTCGCCAGCGTCCCCATGGGCCCCCGCCGCACGGCGTCCCCGCCCGGGCCGTCCCTCATCCTGGCGCGCAGCGTCCCCCGGGACGTCACCATTGAATCCGTGCGAGGCCTGAGGACGCGGCTCCAGTTGGCCATGAAGGGCGCGGGCCGCAACGTCGTCACCCTCACCGGGTCCAGCCCCGGCGCGGGGACGTCCTTCGTCGCGCTCAACCTGGCGTGGGTGCTGGCGGAGACGGGCCAGCGCGTGCTGCTGGTGGACGCGAACCTGCGCGGCGGCTGGCTGCACCGGTGCTTCCGCGACGCGCGCGTCCCCGGCCTGCATGAGGTGCTGCGGGGCACCGCCACGCTGGAGGAGGCGCTGCTGGAGGGGACCGTGCCGCCCGGCCTGTCGTTCCTGGGCGCGGGCAGCCTTCCGCCGGACCCCACGGAGCTGCTGGCGGGCGCGTCATTCGACACGTTCGTGGCGCGCGTGTCGGCCGAGTACGACGCCGTCCTCTTCGACACGCCGTGCATCCTCGCGGTGACGGACGCGGCGCTCGTGGGCCGGCACGCGGGCGTGCGGCTGGCCGTGGTGCGCGCGCAGACCCAGTCCCTGCGCGAGGTGGCCACCGCGCTGCACCAACTGGAGCAGAGCGGCGTCCCGGCGAACGGCGTGGTCCTCAACGGCGTGCCGCGCTCCCGTACGGGCCGCGCGGTGAGCGGCGTCTACCAATACGAATACCCGTCCGCGAGCTGA